A single Brassica rapa cultivar Chiifu-401-42 chromosome A04, CAAS_Brap_v3.01, whole genome shotgun sequence DNA region contains:
- the LOC103864754 gene encoding FBD-associated F-box protein At3g49020 — protein sequence MEQKRKIGGESLRNRDAKDMISELPEALLLQILSSVPTKDVIATSVLSKRWKSVWKMVQKLKFESEIDHVSSEDVYRLLIMHKAPFLESLHLKIEDTSGRLDIGILIGIAFSRHVRELVLDLFHDDQEKVRFPSGLCSYNNTLEVLKFKYVLLDFPSRVCFNALRELHLFHVVFKNEASVCNLLSGCPRLQDLVVERNSNLDVETYTIAVPSLQRLTIEENYYATELSGGGYVINAPSLKYLNIQCLDHIDFCLIENAPELVEAKILDVSHIPNENILASLTSAKCLSLHLPSEIKYPTGSIFFQLVSLEVYIDKINWWNLLSFMLDSSPKLQILKLFGLCREECPVGWEWNQPKCVPECLLLHLETLVWTRYVWGRADTKQVATYILKNARQLKKATLSTPYIEPKMLKTRREMLNELDSVVRASKSCHLVFEPE from the exons ATGGAACAAAAACG caAAATTGGCGGTGAAAGTTTGAGAAATCGAGATGCTAAGGACATGATCAGTGAGTTACCTGAAGCTTTGCTCCTGCAAATATTATCTTCAGTTCCAACAAAAGATGTCATAGCCACTAGTGTTTTGTCTAAACGGTGGAAATCTGTTTGGAAGATGGTGCAAAAGCTCAAGTTTGAATCTGAAATTGACCATGTCTCTTCAGAGGATGTTTACAGGTTGCTGATTATGCATAAAGCTCCATTTCTGGAAAGTTTGCATTTGAAAATTGAAGATACAAGTGGTCGTTTGGATATTGGGATATTGATTGGAATTGCATTTTCACGCCATGTGCGTGAACTGGTGTTGGATCTCTTCCATGATGATCAAGAGAAAGTAAGGTTTCCGAGTGGATTGTGTAGCTACAACAATACACTCGAGGTGTTGAAGTTCAAGTACGTTCTTTTAGACTTTCCTTCTCGGGTTTGTTTCAATGCACTTAGAGAGCTGCATCTTTTCCATGTGGTATTCAAAAACGAAGCATCTGTTTGCAACCTTTTATCTGGCTGCCCTAGGCTTCAGGATTTGGTTGTGGAACGAAATAGCAATTTAGATGTGGAGACTTACACTATCGCTGTACCATCATTGCAGAGGCTAACCATAGAAGAGAATTATTATGCCACAGAATTAAGTGGTGGAGGCTATGTGATAAATGCACCATCTTTGAAATACTTGAACATCCAATGCCTCGATCATATTGACTTCTGTCTGATTGAGAATGCGCCAGAGCTGGTGGAAGCAAAGATCCTTGATGTTTCTCATATACCCAATGAGAACATTCTTGCATCTCTCACTTCAGCCAAGTGTCTTTCCTTACACTTACCCTCAGAG ATTAAGTATCCTACTGGTAGCATCTTCTTTCAGCTGGTCTCCTTGGAGGTATATATAGATAAAATAAATTGGTGGAATCTACTTTCGTTCATGCTGGATAGCTCTCCTAAATTGCAAATCCTCAAGCTCTTTGGC TTATGTCGTGAAGAGTGTCCGGTGGGCTGGGAATGGAATCAGCCGAAATGTGTACCAGAATGTCTGTTGCTTCATCTGGAGACATTGGTGTGGACAAGATACGTATGGGGACGAGCAGACACGAAACAAGTGGCCACATACATCCTCAAGAATGCTAGACAGTTGAAGAAAGCAACTTTATCCACACCATACATCGAACCGAAAATGCTGAAAACGAGGCGAGAGATGCTCAACGAGTTGGATAGTGTTGTCAGAGCGTCAAAGTCATGTCACCTTGTGTTCGAACCCGAATGA
- the LOC103864755 gene encoding abscisic-aldehyde oxidase, whose amino-acid sequence MEGKDLEFAVNGERFKVNSVDPSTTLLDFLRLHTPFKSVKLGCGEGGCGACLVMLSKYDPDSDQVKEHSINSCLTLLCSINGCSITTSEGLGNTKNGFHPIHSRFAGFHASQCGFCTPGMCISLYSALSNSSAGGLTVSEAEKSIAGNLCRCTGYRPIVDACKSFAADVDIEDLGLNSFWKKGDSKEAMLKSLPPYNPKDHLVTTFPEFLKKNVHNGLGYRWTTPFSLTELHNILESANAGGSLKLVVGNTGTGYYKDDEGRVDRYVDISRVPEITMIKRDENGIEIGAAVTISNVIDALKEEGKSFAIFKKMAAHMEKIGNRSIRNSGSIGGNLVMAQSRKFPSDIATLLLAADASVYVFNGGIIKKVKLHEFLDSTRVLDTKQVLLKVEIPAWTDDAGLLFETYRAAPRSIGNALPYVNAAFFARVSRQMVDECLLAFGSYGGDHSIRATEVERFLTGKLLSHSVLYEAMCLLRGVIVPGKGTSYPEYRKALAVGFLFEFFSPLIDDNNGHSNGRVDPTESLLPFLSSSQQVVESDEFQPVGEAVIKAGAAIQASGEAVFVDDIPTLPDCLHGAFIYSTEPLAKIKSISFSENVTPAGVFAVLTFKDIPIQGQNIGSKTVFGPGPLFAEELTRCAGQRIALVVADTQKHADRAAKLAVAEYDVNNLEEPILTVEDAVKRSSFFDVHPMFYPEPVGDVLEGMKEADRKILVAEFRLGSQYFFYMEPQTALALPDEDNCVKVFSSSQAPEYVHSVIATCLGIPEHNVRVITRRVGGGFGGKAIKSMPVATACALAAHKLQRPVKMYLNRKTDMIMAGGRHPMKVTYNVGFRSDGKLTALELTMLIDAGMEPDVSPILPRNIMGPLRKYDWGALSFDVKVCKTNLLSRTAMRAPGEVQGSYIAEAIIENVASSLQMEADEVRKINLHSYNSLRKFYKHISGEAEEYTLPLLWDKVEISSEFEKRGEMVKEFNMRNVWRKRGISRVPIVHQVMQRPTPGRVSILSDGSVVVEVGGIEIGQGLWTKVKQMVAYGLGLTKCAGSDELIERVRVVQADTLGLIQGGFTAGSTTSENSCEAVRLCCVMLVERLKVTMDQMMMEKKSGSVTWNKLIQQAYAQSVNLSASALYTPEFSSMEYLNYGVGVSEVEVDVLTGKTEILRSDIIYDCGKSLNPAVDLGQVEGAFVQGIGFFMMEEYTTDEKGLVVQQGTWDYKIPTVDTIPKQFNVEILNTGHHKNRVLSSKASGEPPLLLAASVHCATRSAIREARKQSLSWNCNDGNRDVSGVDFELPVPATMPVVKGLCGLYSVEKYLEGKICGK is encoded by the exons ATGGAAGGAAAAGATTTGGAGTTTGCAGTAAACGGAGAGAGATTCAAAGTCAACTCTGTTGACCCTTCTACGACTTTACTCGACTTCTTGCGACTCCACACTCCTTTCAAGAGTGTCAAGCTCGGCTGCGGCGAAG GAGGATGTGGTGCTTGTTTAGTAATGCTATCAAAATACGATCCAGACTCAGATCAAGTGAAGGAACATAGTATAAACTCTTGCCTCACACTTCTCTGCAGCATAAACGGATGCTCCATCACAACATCAGAAGGTCTCGGAAACACAAAGAACGGCTTCCACCCAATCCACAGCCGTTTCGCCGGGTTCCACGCCTCTCAGTGCGGTTTCTGCACTCCAGGGATGTGCATTTCTCTCTACTCAGCTCTCTCAAATAGCTCAGCAGGAGGCCTCACGGTCTCCGAAGCTGAGAAATCAATCGCTGGAAACCTCTGTAGATGCACCGGCTACCGTCCCATTGTAGATGCTTGCAAGAGCTTCGCTGCTGATGTCGACATCGAGGACTTGGGGTTGAACTCGTTTTGGAAGAAGGGAGATAGCAAAGAGGCTATGTTGAAGAGCTTGCCTCCTTACAACCCCAAAGACCATCTCGTGACAACGTTCCCTGAGTTCTTGAAGAAGAATGTTCATAATGGTTTGGGGTATCGTTGGACTACTCCTTTTAGTTTAACCGAGCTTCATAACATATTGGAGTCTGCCAATGCCGGAGGCTCGTTGAAGTTAGTTGTTGGCAACACAGGGACAGGTTATTACAAAGACGATGAGGGAAGGGTTGATAGGTATGTTGATATCAGCCGCGTTCCGGAGATTACAATGATCAAGAGAGATGAGAATGGTATTGAGATTGGAGCAGCTGTCACCATATCGAATGTGATCGATGCTTTGAAGGAGGAAGGCAAGTCTTTTGCCATTTTCAAGAAAATGGCGGCTCATATGGAGAAAATTGGTAACCGTTCTATCAGGAACTCAGGGAGTATCGGCGGGAATCTAGTCATGGCGCAGAGCAGAAAGTTTCCTTCTGATATCGCCACGCTTCTGCTCGCTGCAGATGCGTCAGTGTATGTGTTTAACGGCGGGATAATCAAGAAGGTTAAGCTACATGAGTTTCTTGACTCGACTCGGGTTTTAGACACCAAACAAGTTCTTTTAAAAGTTGAGATTCCAGCGTGGACTGATGACGCTGGACTGCTCTTTGAGACTTACCGAGCCGCGCCTCGCTCTATTGGCAACGCATTGCCGTATGTGAATGCTGCTTTCTTTGCAAGAGTGTCTCGCCAAATGGTGGATGAATGCTTGTTGGCTTTTGGTTCTTATGGCGGTGATCATTCGATCAGGGCGACGGAAGTAGAGCGTTTCCTGACGGGTAAATTGCTGAGTCACAGTGTGTTATATGAAGCTATGTGTTTACTTAGAGGAGTCATAGTTCCTGGCAAAGGCACATCTTACCCTGAGTATAGGAAAGCCTTGGCTGTTGGGTTTCTTTTTGAGTTTTTCTCTCCACTGATTGATGATAATAATGGCCATAGCAACGGCCGTGTAGATCCCACAGAGTCTCTTCTTCCCTTCCTCTCATCTTCACAACAAGTGGTAGAGAGTGATGAGTTTCAGCCTGTGGGTGAAGCTGTTATCAAAGCTGGAGCTGCAATACAGGCTTCAGGTGAAGCTGTTTTTGTTGATGATATTCCGACTTTACCAGACTGTTTACATGGAGCATTTATTTACAGCACAGAGCCTTTGGCTAAGATTAAAAGCATAAGCTTCAGTGAGAACGTGACTCCTGCTGGAGTTTTTGCAGTTCTTACTTTCAAGGACATACCAATACAGGGACAGAACATTGGTTCCAAGACTGTTTTTGGACCGGGGCCTTTATTTGCAGAAGAACTCACTCGATGTGCTGGTCAAAGAATTGCTCTTGTG GTTGCAGACACACAGAAACATGCAGACAGGGCAGCAAAACTTGCAGTTGCTGAGTATGATGTAAATAACTTAGAAGAGCCGATATTAACGGTCGAAGATGCGGTTAAGAGATCTAGCTTCTTTGATGTTCATCCAATGTTTTACCCTGAACCAGTAGGTGATGTTTTAGAAGGAATGAAAGAAGCTGATAGAAAGATACTCGTGGCTGAG TTCAGGCTCGGTTCACAATACTTCTTCTACATGGAGCCACAAACAGCACTTGCCTTGCCAGATGAAGACAACTGCGTGAAAGTGTTCAGTTCATCTCAAGCACCTGAGTACGTGCATTCGGTCATCGCTACGTGTCTTGGCATTCCAGAGCATAACGTCCGAGTCATCACCAGAAGAGTTGGAGGTGGCTTTGGCGGCAAAGCTATTAAATCAATGcct GTTGCAACAGCATGCGCACTGGCAGCTCACAAGCTGCAGCGTCCTGTCAAGATGTATCTGAACCGAAAGACGGATATGATAATGGCTGGAGGAAGGCATCCAATGAAAGTGACATACAACGTCGGTTTCAGATCAGACGGGAAGCTCACAGCGCTGGAGCTTACAATGCTGATAGACGCAGGGATGGAGCCTGACGTGAGCCCGATCTTACCTAGGAACATAATGGGCCCGCTGAGAAAGTACGACTGGGGAGCCTTGTCGTTCGACGTTAAAGTGTGCAAGACGAATCTTCTGAGCAGAACAGCGATGAGAGCTCCAGGGGAAGTGCAAGGCTCGTACATCGCGGAGGCCATCATCGAGAACGTAGCCTCTTCTCTTCAGATGGAAGCTGATGAAGTGAGAAAGATAAACCTTCATAGTTACAATAGCCTCAGGAAGTTCTACAAGCATATCTCCGGTGAGGCGGAGGAGTACACACTGCCTTTGTTGTGGGACAAGGTGGAGATATCTTCAGAGTTCGAGAAGAGAGGTGAGATGGTTAAGGAGTTTAATATGCGTAACGTGTGGCGAAAGAGAGGGATCTCTCGAGTACCTATTGTTCATCAAGTTATGCAGAGGCCCACGCCGGGTAGAGTAAGCATCTTGAGCGATGGTTCGGTTGTGGTTGAGGTTGGTGGAATCGAGATAGGTCAAGGGTTGTGGACCAAAGTGAAACAGATGGTTGCGTATGGTCTCGGTTTGACGAAATGCGCCGGAAGCGATGAGCTGATTGAGAGGGTACGTGTTGTTCAGGCCGACACGCTCGGTTTGATCCAAGGAGGTTTCACTGCCGGTAGCACCACGTCCGAGAACAGTTGTGAAGCCGTTAGGCTTTGCTGTGTTATGTTGGTGGAGAGGCTGAAAGTTACAATGGATCAAATGATGATGGAGAAGAAGTCAGGTTCCGTGACGTGGAACAAGCTTATTCAACAA GCGTATGCTCAGTCTGTGAATTTATCGGCGAGTGCATTGTATACGCCAGAGTTTTCTTCCATGGAATACCTCAACTATGGGGTTGGAGTCAGCGAG GTGGAGGTAGATGTACTGACTGGAAAGACAGAGATTTTAAGATCAGATATCATTTATGACTGCGGAAAAAGTCTTAATCCTGCTGTTGATTTAGGACAG GTGGAAGGAGCTTTTGTACAAGGAATCGGATTTTTCATGATGGAAGAGTACACTACAGATGAGAAGGGGCTTGTGGTGCAACAAGGCACTTGGGACTACAAAATTCCCACGGTCGATACCATCCCTAAGCAGTTCAACGTCGAGATTCTCAACACTGGACATCACAAAAACCGCGTTCTCTCCTCTAAAG CATCGGGTGAGCCGCCTTTGCTTCTGGCGGCTTCGGTTCATTGTGCAACGAGATCAGCGATTAGGGAAGCACGGAAACAGTCCCTTTCATGGAACTGTAATGATGGAAATAGAGACGTGTCTGGTGTGGATTTTGAGTTACCGGTTCCAGCTACTATGCCCGTGGTAAAGGGTCTTTGCGGATTGTATAGCGTAGAGAAGTACTTAGAAGGGAAGATCTGTGGGAAATAA
- the LOC103864757 gene encoding CO(2)-response secreted protease yields MFTTYLSSSFSLIVILFTSLIFISISSLQTPKHYVVYMGNPIEADVHNSEAYYLQMLDTLLPREESERRKGVHHYKHAFRGFSAMLTEEEAAALSGHDEVVSVFEDPMLQLHTTRSWDFLDSLSGESSSFPIYNSFHGSSDIIIGVVDTGIWPESPSFSDKGFGEIPSKWKGICMEGPDFNKSSCNRKLIGARYYKSTGATSARDSNGHGTHTASTAAGAHVVEASDRGLARGTAKGGQPGCRIAAYKTCTADGCPGSAMLKAMDDAVHDGVDIISISIGLNAAFKSDYLSDPIAIGAFHAELKGIMVIASAGNDGPIASTVTNVAPWLFTVAASNIDRDFQSSVILGSGKVIRGAGIHFSNSTRPKAYSLVYARNAAAASKPVEDARTCLPGSLDPKKVSGKVIVCVMPRDAVTTKQIIKVVVEDAGARGLILVNQKEKIRASDFGHFPFSEVDMTDGYKILKYMLHTKSPTVTIVPTVEVKPTKPAPVVAFFSSRGPASLTENILKPDVMAPGVLILAALPPPKTAKPSTPKFGLASGTSMSCPHVSGAAAFVKAQRPSWTPSMIKSALMTTAITYDNMRRPVTNTSGLTSTPHETGAGEISPQRAINPGLVFETTTQDYLQYLCYFGYSQKTISKTLNKATKFSCPKKTSKDLISNINYPSISIGNLRRGQRKMIERSVTNVGPERNVTYVAHIEAPEGLVVKVAPKRLVFGENVDKVSYKVWFYGEKSASKRYHHGSLEWSDGYHSVRSVFSVNIN; encoded by the exons ATGTTCACGACgtatctttcttcttcattttctcttATTGTGATCCTGTTCACATCTCTCATCTTCATCTCCATTTCCTCACTCCAAACTCCCAAG CATTATGTAGTGTACATGGGCAACCCCATTGAAGCTGATGTGCATAACAGTGAAGCTTATTATCTCCAAATGTTGGACACTCTTCTTCCAAG AGAAGAGAGTGAGAGGAGAAAAGGAGTACATCATTACAAGCATGCCTTCAGAGGCTTCTCCGCTATGCttacagaagaagaagctgcagCACTTTCTG GACACGATGAGGTAGTGTCGGTGTTCGAAGACCCGATGCTTCAACTTCACACAACTCGGTCGTGGGATTTTTTGGATTCACTTTCTGGAGAATCTTCTTCATTTCCAATTTATAACAGTTTTCATGGCTCATCTGATATCATCATTGGCGTTGTGGATACCG gTATATGGCCAGAGTCTCCAAGTTTCAGTGATAAAGGGTTCGGAGAAATACCTTCAAAGTGGAAAGGTATTTGCATGGAAGGTCCTGACTTCAACAAATCCAGCTGTAACAG AAAGCTGATCGGAGCAAGATATTACAAATCAACCGGAGCTACATCAGCAAGAGACTCCAACGGTCATGGGACCCATACGGCCTCAACGGCGGCAGGAGCGCACGTGGTCGAAGCCAGTGACCGAGGCCTTGCGCGTGGGACGGCCAAGGGAGGCCAACCAGGCTGTAGGATAGCCGCGTACAAGACCTGCACCGCCGACGGTTGCCCTGGCTCCGCCATGTTGAAGGCTATGGACGACGCAGTGCATGACGGCGTTGACATCATCTCTATCTCCATCGGCTTGAATGCTGCTTTCAAATCAGATTACCTGTCCGACCCAATTGCCATCGGAGCCTTCCATGCAGAGCTCAAGGGCATTATGGTCATTGCTTCTGCGGGTAACGACGGCCCAATTGCCTCCACCGTCACCAACGTTGCACCGTGGTTGTTCACGGTGGCTGCTTCCAACATTGACAGAGATTTTCAGTCCTCCGTTATCTTGGGAAGCGGCAAAGTTATACGA GGAGCAGGGATTCATTTCTCGAATTCCACAAGACCTAAGGCATACTCTCTTGTGTATGCAAGAAATGCTGCTGCTGCATCTAAACCTGTCGAAGATGCAAG GACATGTCTTCCGGGATCCTTGGACCCCAAGAAAGTATCCGGGAAAGTTATTGTTTGTGTGATGCCAAGAGATGCAGTTACAACAAAGCAAATTATAAAGGTGGTGGTAGAGGATGCTGGAGCTAGAGGTCTGATTCTGGTAAACCAGAAAGAGAAGATTCGTGCTTCCGATTTTGGTCACTTTCCTTTCTCAGAAGTTGATATGACTGATGGGTACAAGATTCTAAAATACATGCTTCACACCAAGAGTCCAACAGTTACAATTGTCCCAACCGTTGAGGTCAAACCCACTAAACCTGCACCCGTTGTTGCATTCTTCTCATCTAGAGGTCCTGCCTCTCTAACAGAGAACATTCTCAAG CCTGATGTAATGGCACCTGGTGTTTTGATTTTGGCGGCATTGCCTCCGCCTAAAACCGCTAAACCATCCACACCAAAGTTTGGGTTAGCGTCAGGAACGTCCATGTCCTGCCCTCACGTAAGTGGAGCCGCCGCTTTCGTCAAGGCTCAACGCCCTTCTTGGACGCCTTCCATGATCAAATCCGCCCTTATGACCACAG CAATAACATATGACAACATGAGAAGACCAGTGACAAACACGTCCGGCCTCACATCAACACCTCACGAAACGGGTGCAGGAGAGATCAGTCCTCAGCGTGCAATCAATCCGGGACTTGTCTTTGAGACAACCACACAAGATTATCTCCAATACCTCTGCTACTTCGGCTACTCTCAAAAGACCATTAGCAAAACACTCAACAAAGCAACTAAATTCAGCTGCCCCAAAAAGACCTCTAAAGATCTTATCTCAAACATCAACTACCCGTCCATCTCCATCGGAAACCTGCGTCGCGGCCAACGTAAAATGATCGAAAGAAGTGTCACAAATGTAGGACCGGAGAGGAATGTGACGTACGTTGCCCATATCGAAGCTCCAGAAGGATTGGTGGTTAAGGTTGCACCAAAGAGACTTGTGTTTGGAGAAAACGTGGACAAGGTTTCATATAAGGTTTGGTTCTATGGGGAGAAGAGTGCATCAAAGCGTTATCATCATGGATCTTTAGAATGGTCAGATGGTTACCACTCGGTTCGGTCGGTTTTTTCAGTTAACATTAATTAG
- the LOC117125647 gene encoding eukaryotic translation initiation factor 3 subunit E, which produces MRKEDEERKVYIEGRTKGERKEGDTKGSAKGGDANSKKEVNQAKMARYRHLVFPILEFLQEHQLYPDEQILKFKIELLNKTNMVDYAMDIHKSLHHTEDAPQDMEEAAALLVTFLLNPNAVQELRGDKKYNLQMLKERYQIGPDQIEALNQYAKFQFECGNYSGAADYLSSTGLFALTLREV; this is translated from the exons ATGAGAAAAGAGGACGAGGAGAGGAAGGTTTATATAGAAGGAAGGACGAAGGGTGAGAGAAAAGAA GGTGACACAAAGGGATCAGCAAAAGGTGGGGATGCAAATTCAAAGAAAGAGGTCAATCAAGCCAAAATGGCCAGGTACAGACACCTGGTCTTTCCTATACTCGAGTTCCTTCAAGAGCATCAACTTTACCCTGATGAGCAGATCCTCAAGTTCAAGATCGAGCTTCTGAACAAGACCAACATGGTTGATTACGCCATGGACATCCACAAGAGTCTCCACCACACAGAAGACGCTCCCCAAG ATATGGAGGAAGCGGCTGCATTGCTCGTGACGTTCCTTTTGAACCCTAATGCTGTCCAGGAGCTAAGAGGTGATAAGAAATACAATCTCCAGATGCTGAAAGAACGGTACCAG atTGGTCCAGACCAGATTGAGGCGTTGAATCAGTACGCCAAGTTTCAGTTTGAATGTGGGAATTATTCAGGTGCTGCTGATTATCTTTCCAGTACAGGACTCTTTGCTCTAACCTTGAGAGAAGTATGA